A section of the Methanococcus vannielii SB genome encodes:
- the ercA gene encoding alcohol dehydrogenase-like regulatory protein ErcA has translation MKKSYNFLRKIVIPEFVYGIGAISLVGHYAKNFGAKKALIVTDLGVLKAGILKNVTLSLESEKISYIIFSDVSENPRIYEVEKGASVYEKNNCDIIIAVGGGSPIDCAKTIGITYTNKKNPLEFIGVDEVDIPGPPLICIPTTSGSSADVSQFAILNDNSKNVKLAIISKSVVSDVSIIDPKTTITMTERLTAATGMDALSHAVEAYVSNASSSITDLHALAAMPLIVNNIMPAIKDPENLEYRSNMMLGSLYAGIAFSNASLGLTHAMAHSLGGLLDLPHGICNSLLLEHVVDFNYYYATEKYKDIGNIFGLNLENYSDEECKYKIVSFLSDLRKSIGITGTIGTLGVTKKEIPSLSINAFNDPCIVTNPRTATLNDIEMVYKNAL, from the coding sequence ATGAAAAAATCCTATAATTTCTTACGAAAAATAGTTATACCTGAATTTGTGTATGGAATTGGTGCAATATCTTTAGTTGGGCACTACGCTAAAAATTTTGGTGCAAAAAAAGCCCTTATTGTAACGGATTTAGGCGTTTTAAAGGCAGGAATTTTAAAAAATGTAACGTTATCTTTAGAGTCGGAAAAAATTAGTTATATAATCTTTAGCGATGTTTCAGAAAACCCAAGGATTTATGAAGTTGAAAAGGGTGCCAGTGTTTACGAAAAAAACAATTGCGATATAATAATTGCCGTAGGGGGCGGAAGTCCGATTGATTGTGCAAAAACCATAGGAATAACATATACTAATAAAAAAAACCCGCTTGAATTTATCGGGGTAGATGAAGTAGATATTCCTGGGCCCCCTTTAATCTGTATCCCTACTACATCAGGATCATCAGCAGACGTTTCTCAGTTTGCAATATTGAATGACAATTCTAAAAATGTAAAACTTGCAATTATAAGTAAATCTGTAGTTTCAGATGTTTCTATAATTGACCCTAAAACAACAATTACAATGACTGAAAGATTAACTGCCGCAACTGGAATGGATGCACTTTCACACGCTGTTGAAGCTTATGTATCTAATGCAAGTTCAAGTATTACTGATTTACATGCATTAGCTGCAATGCCTTTAATTGTAAATAATATAATGCCTGCAATAAAAGACCCTGAAAATTTGGAATATCGTAGTAACATGATGCTTGGAAGTTTATATGCAGGAATTGCCTTTTCAAATGCAAGTTTAGGGCTTACACATGCAATGGCCCATAGCCTTGGCGGTTTACTGGATTTACCCCATGGAATTTGTAATTCTCTTCTTCTTGAACATGTAGTTGACTTTAATTATTACTATGCAACCGAAAAATACAAGGATATTGGAAATATTTTTGGATTAAATCTTGAAAATTACTCGGATGAAGAGTGTAAATATAAAATAGTATCCTTTTTATCAGATTTAAGAAAATCTATTGGAATTACCGGCACAATTGGAACTTTAGGGGTTACTAAAAAGGAAATTCCATCACTTTCAATAAATGCCTTTAATGACCCGTGTATTGTAACTAATCCTAGAACTGCTACTTTAAATGATATTGAAATGGTGTATAAAAATGCACTCTGA
- a CDS encoding PAS domain S-box protein — protein sequence MKKVEPISSECISKLKNYSCKLELIIENLPGMVFWCKNDPEWTMDFVSRGCFELLGYEPEELTKKISFGSLIHPEDRNFVRDTINKNLEPNKKLTLEYRVICKDGTMKWVLENSQGIFSENKKFIGIEGFITDITGIKGTEKSLKKSEKYSRKIVELIPDLIIMSNKNGDYLDIISSENHELPMPKSRVIGKNIRDVLPVNDAKNVIDSIEKCINENSIQTVEYSLELNSKTHFYEARIISMGHNNVFALIRDITSRKEMEKAVKENETKFKSIIQSSPNGFYLYRLIGDELIFTCANPAADKILALDHDELVEKTIEEAFPGLKDTFVPELYKKIAKKELGNQTFQISYYVNDILRYFDVRAFQTLENSIAVSFVDVTEKKLAEESLKKRNEELERFERVVIERELKMIELKEKISKLEKKLKEAGFNEKIL from the coding sequence ATGAAAAAAGTAGAACCTATTTCAAGCGAGTGTATCTCAAAATTAAAGAATTACTCCTGTAAATTAGAATTAATTATTGAAAATTTACCCGGAATGGTCTTTTGGTGTAAAAATGACCCTGAGTGGACCATGGATTTTGTAAGTAGGGGATGTTTTGAACTTTTAGGTTATGAACCTGAAGAATTAACCAAAAAAATTTCATTTGGGTCTTTAATCCATCCTGAGGACAGAAATTTTGTTCGAGATACCATTAATAAAAATTTAGAGCCAAATAAAAAATTAACATTAGAATATAGGGTTATCTGTAAAGATGGTACTATGAAATGGGTTTTAGAAAATAGTCAAGGCATATTTTCAGAAAATAAAAAATTTATTGGAATAGAAGGATTTATTACTGATATTACAGGTATTAAAGGCACAGAAAAATCTCTTAAAAAAAGTGAAAAGTATTCACGTAAAATTGTTGAACTAATACCTGATTTAATTATTATGTCAAATAAAAATGGCGACTATTTAGATATAATATCGTCAGAAAACCACGAACTTCCAATGCCAAAAAGTAGAGTAATTGGAAAAAATATTAGGGATGTATTACCTGTTAATGATGCTAAAAATGTAATTGATTCAATTGAAAAGTGCATTAATGAAAATTCAATCCAAACTGTCGAATACAGTCTTGAACTAAATTCTAAAACTCATTTTTATGAAGCTAGGATAATTTCTATGGGTCACAATAATGTATTTGCACTTATTAGGGATATCACTAGCAGAAAAGAAATGGAAAAAGCAGTTAAAGAAAATGAAACAAAATTTAAAAGTATTATTCAGTCTTCTCCAAATGGGTTTTATTTATACCGCCTTATTGGGGATGAACTCATTTTTACGTGTGCAAATCCAGCAGCCGATAAAATTTTAGCACTTGATCATGACGAATTAGTTGAAAAAACCATTGAAGAAGCATTTCCGGGACTTAAAGATACGTTTGTTCCAGAACTTTATAAAAAAATAGCAAAAAAAGAACTTGGGAATCAGACTTTTCAAATATCATACTATGTTAATGATATATTAAGATATTTTGATGTCAGAGCATTTCAAACACTTGAAAACAGTATTGCAGTTAGTTTTGTAGATGTAACTGAAAAAAAACTTGCTGAAGAATCCCTTAAAAAAAGAAATGAAGAATTAGAAAGATTTGAAAGGGTAGTTATAGAAAGGGAATTAAAAATGATTGAATTAAAAGAAAAAATCAGTAAACTTGAAAAGAAATTAAAAGAGGCTGGTTTTAATGAAAAAATCCTATAA
- a CDS encoding CDGSH iron-sulfur domain-containing protein, whose amino-acid sequence MSLEKKIKIIKNGPYIVTGSIPLYQQVIVTDEDNHAKNLDYEKEYPIKETYSLCRCGKSKNMPYCDGTHVKIGFDGTETASKEPYLKQAEIFEGPELKLTDAHEFCDHSRFCNRAGGIRKLIECSNDQKAKQIAIEEATICPSGRLVLWDKKTGNPFEKEFEPSIVLIQDSQKKCQGPIWVRGKIPIESYDGQIYEIRNRITLCRCGKSENKPYCDGSHWMTKEQKLNFRKKWGLD is encoded by the coding sequence ATGTCTTTAGAAAAAAAAATTAAAATAATTAAAAATGGGCCGTATATTGTAACAGGGAGTATACCTTTATATCAGCAGGTAATTGTAACTGATGAAGATAATCATGCAAAAAATTTAGATTATGAAAAGGAATATCCAATTAAAGAAACATATTCACTTTGTCGCTGTGGAAAATCAAAAAATATGCCTTATTGTGATGGTACGCATGTCAAAATAGGTTTTGATGGTACTGAAACTGCAAGTAAAGAACCATATCTAAAACAGGCTGAAATTTTTGAAGGCCCAGAATTAAAATTAACCGATGCACATGAATTTTGTGACCATTCAAGGTTTTGTAATCGGGCTGGAGGAATTAGAAAACTTATCGAATGTTCTAACGACCAAAAAGCTAAACAAATTGCAATTGAAGAAGCTACTATTTGCCCTTCTGGAAGGCTTGTTTTATGGGATAAAAAAACAGGAAATCCCTTTGAAAAAGAATTTGAACCCTCCATAGTTTTAATACAGGATAGTCAAAAAAAGTGTCAAGGGCCAATATGGGTTAGAGGTAAAATTCCTATTGAATCTTATGATGGGCAAATTTACGAAATCAGAAACCGAATAACACTTTGTCGCTGTGGAAAATCTGAAAATAAACCGTATTGTGATGGAAGCCACTGGATGACTAAAGAACAAAAATTAAATTTTAGAAAAAAGTGGGGTTTAGATTAA
- a CDS encoding FmdE family protein, which yields MDAYNKVVEFHGHECPGVTIGYRVSKYVEEHFERSEDEQLVAIVENNSCSVDAVQFMLGCTFGKGNLKFKDNGKHVYTFYSRENPEKALRIYLKYESFKPIQELNKKYNEGTLTKEEEVEMFERRKEATKNMLSLPDEELFDVKWVEIKEPKKARLYPSIKCQNCGESFMEIKGRTIDDKIVCKDCFEKLVH from the coding sequence ATGGACGCATATAATAAAGTAGTTGAATTTCATGGTCATGAATGCCCAGGCGTTACAATAGGATACAGGGTTTCAAAATATGTAGAAGAACATTTTGAACGGTCTGAAGACGAACAATTAGTTGCAATAGTTGAAAATAATTCATGTAGTGTTGATGCAGTTCAATTCATGCTTGGATGCACTTTTGGAAAAGGAAATTTAAAATTTAAGGACAATGGAAAACATGTTTACACGTTTTATTCAAGAGAAAATCCTGAAAAAGCACTTAGAATTTACTTAAAGTATGAATCATTTAAACCAATTCAAGAATTAAATAAAAAATACAACGAAGGAACGCTAACAAAGGAAGAAGAAGTGGAAATGTTTGAAAGAAGAAAAGAAGCAACTAAAAACATGCTTTCACTTCCTGATGAAGAATTGTTTGATGTAAAATGGGTTGAAATAAAAGAACCTAAAAAAGCAAGACTTTATCCTTCAATAAAATGTCAAAACTGTGGCGAATCATTCATGGAAATTAAAGGAAGAACAATTGACGATAAAATTGTATGTAAGGACTGTTTTGAAAAATTAGTCCATTAA
- a CDS encoding MIP/aquaporin family protein codes for MSLLKRAIAEALGTLILVFFGPGAAVITLLIANSAGSPGIGLLGGLGDWFSIGFAFAMSIAAVIYSIGRISGAHINPAVTIALWSIKKFPTKEVIPYILAQLIGASIGSVLFFSCIGLDAVTIGGLGATAPFVGISYTQAILAEFIGTFLLMFTIMGVAVDKRAPNGFAGIVIGLTVGAIIVTTGNIAGSSLNPARTFGPYLINSIYGLNLWEFFPIYIIGPILGAIFAAFTYEYLNSE; via the coding sequence ATGAGCTTGCTAAAAAGAGCGATTGCTGAAGCACTTGGAACGCTAATTTTAGTATTTTTTGGGCCCGGTGCCGCAGTAATTACTCTATTAATTGCAAATAGTGCAGGAAGTCCTGGAATTGGTCTTTTAGGTGGATTGGGAGATTGGTTTTCAATTGGGTTTGCATTTGCAATGTCTATTGCTGCAGTAATTTATTCTATTGGAAGAATTTCTGGTGCACATATAAATCCTGCCGTAACAATTGCACTTTGGTCTATTAAAAAATTTCCTACAAAAGAAGTTATTCCATATATTTTAGCGCAGTTAATAGGTGCTTCAATTGGTTCCGTACTATTCTTCTCTTGTATCGGACTTGATGCAGTAACAATTGGAGGACTTGGGGCTACTGCACCTTTTGTAGGGATTAGCTATACCCAAGCAATACTTGCAGAATTTATCGGGACGTTCCTTTTAATGTTTACAATAATGGGCGTTGCCGTAGATAAACGTGCACCTAATGGATTTGCAGGCATAGTAATAGGTTTAACGGTTGGTGCAATAATTGTTACAACTGGAAATATTGCTGGATCATCGCTAAACCCTGCAAGGACTTTTGGGCCTTATTTAATTAACAGCATTTATGGATTAAATCTCTGGGAATTTTTCCCAATATATATAATAGGCCCCATTCTTGGAGCAATTTTTGCTGCATTTACTTATGAATACTTAAATTCAGAATAA
- a CDS encoding DUF2180 family protein gives MKCYLCKLQGKDTDAVASCIVCGMGVCIDHVVREEVDLWEGGYPFPSKKLKNKIPRMLCIPCHEAYKEGKK, from the coding sequence ATGAAATGTTATCTTTGTAAACTACAGGGAAAAGATACTGATGCTGTTGCATCATGTATTGTTTGTGGAATGGGAGTATGTATTGACCACGTAGTACGTGAAGAAGTAGATTTATGGGAAGGAGGATACCCTTTTCCATCTAAAAAATTAAAAAATAAAATTCCAAGAATGCTATGTATTCCGTGCCATGAAGCTTATAAAGAGGGTAAAAAATGA